A stretch of DNA from Candidatus Methylomirabilota bacterium:
CCGCGTGGTGGACGAGCAGGACCGCATCCGCCAGCACATGCGCATCTACGTGGGCACGGAGCCGGCGCCCGGTCTCGACCAGCCCATCCCGGCGGGGCAGGAGGTCCACATTCTCCAGGCGCTTAGCGGGGGAACGGCTCCCGCGATGTGTGGCCGCTGAGGAGCTAGCAAATCTCGGACCTGCCGATGGCTTGGCCTGCGTCGCGGCGCGACCCGCCGTAGTAGCCCTGACCCCGATCTCTCCCCGATGCGCTGCGGAAATCCGGTGTATCTCTTTCCATACATGAGCGCGTAACGATACTCGAGAAGTCCAACGGGAGCGCTCTAGGCTCGCAATATTTTTCCGCTTGACAGGCTTGGCCGCGTGACTCGGTCATGCGGCCGCAACCGTCATCAAAGGCCGGTCCAGCGGCCCGCCCGACGGCGCCGCTGCGAAAACTGACGAGGCCGGATCAAAAACCATTCCTCGTCTGAGGATCGCCCATTCCGGCCGCTTCCCGAGGGCTCGAAACCCAGGGGGTAGAGTTGTTTCAGCAGAAGGAGGGCTCGCCATGCAGATCCATTCGTCAACTGTGCTTGCCGGTCAGCATCGCGCCGCGGAGCTGGACCGGCTCGGCGACG
This window harbors:
- a CDS encoding MoaD/ThiS family protein, producing MRVFIASPLHSYTGGRGEVECAGATVAEVLAELDRRYPGLRFRVVDEQDRIRQHMRIYVGTEPAPGLDQPIPAGQEVHILQALSGGTAPAMCGR